A single genomic interval of Mangifera indica cultivar Alphonso chromosome 5, CATAS_Mindica_2.1, whole genome shotgun sequence harbors:
- the LOC123215561 gene encoding deoxyhypusine hydroxylase-like — translation MVARPDLPISERVRALCSLRNLNGPGPRNALLSDEHSVALLEEFAGDPEPIVSQSCEVALTMLEYEQLGKSFEYLFMQTLVMQL, via the exons ATGGTGGCTCGACCCGACCTGCCAATCTCGGAGCGCGTCCGAGCACTTTGCTCTCTTCGCAACCTCAATGGTCCAGGCCCTCGGAACGCCCTGCTAAGTG ATGAGCACAGTGTAGCACTTCTGGAGGAGTTTGCTGGGGATCCTGAACCTATTGTTTCACAGAGCTGTGAAGTTGCTCTTACCATGCTGGAATATGAACAATTGGGAAAGTCATTCGAG TACCTCTTCATGCAGACCCTTGTGATGCAATTGTGA
- the LOC123215840 gene encoding bet1-like SNARE 1-1, producing the protein MNSRRDYRNNKVSLFDGIEEGGIRASSSYSHEIDEHDNERAMEGLQDKVNLLKRLSGDINEEVETHNRTLDRMGNDMDSSRGVLSGTMDKFKTVFETKSSRRMFTLVASFLVIFLIVYYLTR; encoded by the exons ATGAATTCCAGAAG GGATTACCGTAATAATAAAGTTTCACTTTTTGATGGCATTGAGGAGGGTGGCATTAGAGCCTCTTCTTCTTATTCCCATGAAATTGACGAGCATGATAATGAAAGAGCTATGGAAGGATTGCAAGATAAAGTCAACCTTCTGAAGAGA CTTTCGGGTGATATAAATGAGGAGGTGGAGACCCACAACCGCACGCTGGATCGAAtg GGCAATGATATGGATTCATCAAGAGGAGTCTTGTCTGGAACCATGGATAAGTTTAAAACG GTGTTTGAGACCAAATCAAGCAGGAGAATGTTTACCCTGGTTGCATCATTTCTAGTCATTTTCTTAATTGTATACTATCTCA